From Pseudomonas sp. stari2, a single genomic window includes:
- a CDS encoding acyltransferase family protein gives MSSKKKSLEIETLRGLACLLLVLYHVIGPLGGGLKIDIGSPFRVIADSMVYVRMPLFTFISGYIYSIYKIRGNDFSAFFTGKVRRLIVPLFCVGVPFSVLQAVGPGVNKDVGVIDALLSFYVPVNHFWFLQAVFIIFMFVGLLEWRGWLRSATRLYLLFAFSAAVFLLPPFKFDAFGINGATYLLPFFVAGMIGQENVSALKQRFKVIGPLVFVLISLTLLYIASLDRELIIDRRSLIGLTVGCVSCFTLLSSDMRSKALTWLGGYSYAIFLFHVLFAATSRSVLGRLGIKDESVLVFCGVACGLLGPVLLSTIFSRFNFTSVLFLGERAAAKKPAGNVSPAQVSAKGSA, from the coding sequence ATGTCGAGCAAGAAAAAGTCCCTGGAGATCGAAACCCTGCGCGGCCTCGCGTGCCTGCTGCTGGTGCTCTATCACGTGATCGGCCCGTTGGGTGGCGGTTTGAAGATCGACATCGGCTCGCCGTTCCGGGTGATCGCCGATTCGATGGTGTACGTGCGCATGCCGCTGTTCACCTTTATCTCGGGCTACATCTATTCCATCTACAAGATTCGCGGCAATGACTTTTCGGCGTTCTTCACCGGCAAGGTGCGGCGCCTGATCGTGCCGCTGTTTTGCGTGGGTGTGCCGTTCTCGGTGTTGCAGGCGGTGGGGCCGGGCGTCAACAAGGACGTCGGTGTGATCGACGCGCTGTTGTCGTTCTATGTGCCGGTGAACCACTTCTGGTTCCTGCAGGCGGTGTTCATCATTTTCATGTTTGTCGGCCTGCTGGAATGGCGTGGTTGGCTGCGCTCGGCGACGCGTCTGTACCTGCTGTTCGCGTTTTCTGCAGCGGTGTTTCTGTTGCCGCCGTTCAAGTTCGATGCGTTCGGCATCAACGGGGCGACCTATCTGTTGCCGTTCTTTGTGGCGGGCATGATCGGCCAGGAAAATGTCAGTGCGTTGAAGCAACGGTTCAAAGTCATTGGCCCGTTGGTGTTTGTGCTGATCTCCCTGACGCTGTTGTACATCGCGTCGCTGGATCGCGAGCTGATCATCGACCGCCGCAGCCTGATCGGTCTGACGGTTGGATGCGTGTCCTGCTTCACGCTGCTGTCGAGTGACATGCGTTCGAAGGCGTTGACCTGGCTGGGTGGTTACTCTTACGCGATTTTCCTGTTTCATGTGTTGTTCGCTGCCACCTCGCGCTCGGTGCTCGGGCGCCTGGGCATCAAGGACGAAAGTGTGCTGGTGTTCTGCGGCGTGGCTTGCGGGTTGCTCGGGCCGGTGTTGCTGTCGACGATCTTCAGCCGGTTCAACTTCACTTCGGTGCTGTTTCTGGGTGAGCGTGCGGCGGCGAAAAAACCGGCGGGGAACGTCTCCCCGGCGCAGGTTTCGGCTAAAGGAAGTGCCTGA
- the galE gene encoding UDP-glucose 4-epimerase GalE, producing MKILVTGGAGYIGSHTTLALLEAGHEVVVLDNLCNSSDAALHAVEAICGKSALMIRGDVCDRALLDRIFQQHAIDAVLHFAGLKAVGESVRKPLEYYETNVSGSITLCQAMAAAGVFRLVFSSSATVYGEPEQMPIREDFPTGIPTNPYGQSKLIVENVLRDLSHAEPRWSIALLRYFNPIGAHDSGQMGEDPSGIPNNLVPYISQVAVGSLQELSIFGDDYPTVDGTGVRDYIHVVDLADGHVKALQAIAGRTGIHTWNLGTGDGYSVMQVLRAFEQACGRPVPFRVMPRRSGDIAESWADASKAAKELGWKATRNLQDMVTDTWRWQSSHPNGYSG from the coding sequence ATGAAGATTCTGGTAACGGGGGGCGCCGGATATATCGGCTCGCACACCACACTTGCATTGCTTGAAGCAGGACATGAAGTTGTCGTTCTGGATAATCTTTGCAACAGCAGCGATGCGGCGTTGCATGCGGTAGAGGCCATTTGCGGCAAAAGTGCGCTGATGATTCGCGGCGATGTGTGCGACCGGGCGTTGCTGGATCGGATATTTCAGCAACATGCGATTGATGCCGTGCTGCACTTTGCCGGCCTCAAGGCGGTGGGCGAAAGCGTGCGCAAGCCGCTTGAGTATTACGAAACCAACGTCAGTGGCAGCATCACGCTGTGTCAGGCGATGGCGGCGGCAGGGGTTTTCCGTCTGGTGTTCAGTTCCTCGGCCACCGTCTATGGCGAGCCCGAGCAGATGCCGATCCGCGAGGACTTCCCCACCGGCATTCCGACCAATCCCTATGGCCAATCCAAGCTGATCGTCGAGAACGTACTGCGCGACTTGAGCCACGCCGAGCCGCGCTGGAGCATCGCGCTGTTGCGCTACTTCAACCCGATCGGCGCCCACGACAGCGGCCAGATGGGTGAAGACCCGAGCGGCATTCCCAATAACCTGGTGCCCTACATCAGTCAGGTGGCAGTCGGCAGTCTGCAGGAGTTGTCGATCTTCGGTGACGATTACCCCACGGTCGACGGCACCGGTGTGCGCGATTACATCCACGTCGTGGACCTGGCGGACGGACACGTCAAGGCATTGCAGGCGATTGCCGGGCGCACCGGCATTCATACGTGGAACCTGGGGACTGGCGATGGCTACAGCGTGATGCAAGTACTGCGCGCCTTTGAACAGGCGTGCGGGCGACCGGTGCCATTTCGCGTGATGCCGCGACGTTCGGGCGATATTGCTGAAAGTTGGGCCGATGCCTCCAAGGCAGCCAAAGAACTGGGTTGGAAAGCCACTCGCAACTTGCAAGACATGGTGACCGACACCTGGCGCTGGCAATCCAGTCATCCCAACGGTTACTCGGGATGA
- a CDS encoding mannose-1-phosphate guanylyltransferase, producing the protein MNIAQHSTDIEREVDNLGVMSWLSRHQPLPSANESWLGTILLVERIGMFPSSGDIRRPVRDPYPLLAHLKWIYGEQALEVDDRDGLKVIFSDWRFRVRICCNDPAIIITVETRCVTQLMPQKTAELLGHVDNFDQG; encoded by the coding sequence ATGAACATTGCACAACATTCGACAGACATTGAACGGGAGGTGGACAACCTCGGGGTGATGAGCTGGTTGTCTCGTCATCAGCCGTTGCCCAGCGCCAACGAATCCTGGCTCGGGACCATCCTGCTGGTGGAGCGGATCGGCATGTTTCCTTCATCCGGGGACATTCGCCGACCAGTGCGCGATCCCTATCCCCTGCTCGCCCATCTGAAATGGATCTACGGCGAACAGGCGCTGGAGGTCGATGACCGCGACGGCCTGAAAGTGATTTTCAGCGACTGGCGATTCCGGGTGCGCATCTGCTGCAACGACCCGGCGATCATCATCACTGTGGAAACCCGTTGCGTGACGCAATTGATGCCGCAAAAGACCGCAGAGCTTCTGGGTCACGTGGACAACTTCGACCAGGGCTGA
- the galU gene encoding UTP--glucose-1-phosphate uridylyltransferase GalU has protein sequence MIRKCLFPAAGYGTRFLPATKAMPKEMLPIVNKPLIEYAVEEARDAGLQHMAIVTGRGKRALEDHFDISYELEHQIRGTEKEKFLAGTRELIDTCTFSYTRQVEMKGLGHAILSGRPLIGDEPFAVVLADDLCLNLEGDGVLTQMIQLYKKFRCSIVAIQEVPRDQTHKYGVIAGEAISDGIYRVNHMVEKPAPQDAPSNLAIIGRYILTPDIFDLIADTEPGKGGEIQITDALMKQAQNGCVLAYKFKGLRFDCGDAEGYLQATNFCYENVYLKGR, from the coding sequence ATGATTCGTAAATGTTTGTTCCCCGCTGCCGGCTATGGCACGCGTTTCTTGCCGGCCACCAAAGCCATGCCCAAAGAGATGCTGCCGATCGTCAACAAGCCGTTGATCGAATACGCCGTTGAAGAAGCACGGGACGCCGGCCTGCAGCACATGGCAATCGTCACCGGACGGGGCAAGCGCGCGCTGGAAGACCACTTCGACATCAGCTACGAACTCGAACACCAGATTCGCGGCACCGAGAAAGAGAAATTTCTGGCCGGCACTCGCGAGTTGATCGACACCTGCACCTTCTCCTACACCCGCCAGGTGGAAATGAAAGGCCTGGGCCACGCGATTCTCAGCGGCCGCCCGCTGATCGGTGACGAGCCCTTCGCTGTAGTCCTGGCAGACGACCTGTGCCTGAACCTCGAAGGCGACGGCGTGCTCACGCAGATGATCCAGCTCTACAAGAAATTCCGCTGCTCGATCGTCGCCATCCAGGAAGTCCCGCGCGACCAGACCCACAAGTACGGCGTGATTGCCGGCGAGGCGATTTCCGACGGTATCTACCGGGTCAATCACATGGTGGAAAAACCGGCCCCGCAAGACGCCCCATCGAACCTGGCGATCATCGGCCGCTACATCCTGACGCCCGACATCTTCGACCTGATCGCCGACACCGAGCCCGGTAAAGGCGGGGAAATCCAGATCACCGACGCCCTGATGAAACAGGCGCAGAACGGTTGCGTGCTGGCCTACAAGTTCAAGGGTCTGCGCTTTGACTGTGGCGACGCCGAGGGTTACCTCCAGGCGACCAACTTCTGCTACGAGAACGTCTACCTCAAGGGCCGTTAA
- a CDS encoding SGNH/GDSL hydrolase family protein yields MVAVDDAAPVAASVVEVGDVRERFAQWREGKAGKVLSVSVIGDSYSAGQDFYLNKLVQRLVGEVGFAGPGYVGFNHGAALGGSHFKYTRSSEKYFGGDWKVSNLGVASPDSRTVTGSLGAWLQVDAHPSEAINTAVTQAKLLFLGNGESSELRYRWAPSQSWQPLKLTGVGVQEVPLSGTSSATDWSFRLEVVKGAPTLFGLWMSNEQAGLRVSKLAASGAASADFYHGDGQWQAQWKAVVSKIPADVYLIMLGGNDQGFGVKPEQYLTNVQGLVGMIREIQPSASVNLILRQDTTRSSAYPMSAYAQVLEPWAREQHLGYANLQCAFGTDVKRYAAAMIGPDKIHPVPATGGKVIADYFYRMIVGGNHGVSCGAASE; encoded by the coding sequence ATGGTTGCAGTGGATGACGCAGCGCCGGTCGCGGCGTCGGTGGTTGAAGTCGGGGACGTCCGCGAGCGTTTTGCTCAGTGGCGCGAAGGCAAGGCCGGGAAGGTGTTGTCGGTCTCGGTGATCGGCGACAGCTACAGCGCCGGGCAGGATTTCTATCTGAACAAACTGGTTCAGCGGCTGGTCGGGGAGGTCGGTTTCGCCGGCCCCGGTTATGTCGGCTTCAACCATGGCGCGGCGCTGGGCGGCAGCCATTTCAAGTACACCCGCAGCAGCGAGAAATACTTCGGCGGCGACTGGAAGGTGTCGAACCTCGGCGTGGCTAGTCCCGACAGCCGTACCGTGACCGGAAGTCTCGGTGCATGGCTGCAGGTCGATGCCCATCCGAGTGAAGCGATAAACACCGCTGTCACTCAGGCAAAGTTACTTTTTCTGGGCAACGGCGAATCCAGTGAACTGCGCTATCGCTGGGCACCCTCGCAATCCTGGCAGCCTTTGAAGCTGACCGGTGTCGGTGTTCAGGAAGTCCCGTTGTCAGGTACATCCTCCGCGACGGACTGGTCCTTCAGGCTGGAAGTGGTGAAGGGCGCGCCAACCCTGTTCGGCCTGTGGATGAGCAACGAACAGGCCGGTTTGCGGGTGTCGAAACTGGCCGCGTCGGGTGCGGCCTCTGCCGATTTCTATCATGGCGACGGTCAGTGGCAGGCGCAGTGGAAAGCGGTGGTCTCGAAGATTCCGGCCGATGTCTATCTGATCATGCTCGGTGGCAACGATCAGGGTTTCGGGGTGAAACCCGAGCAATACCTGACGAACGTTCAGGGGCTGGTCGGGATGATCCGCGAGATTCAGCCGTCAGCGAGCGTCAATCTGATCCTGCGCCAGGACACCACGCGCTCCAGCGCCTATCCAATGTCGGCCTACGCGCAGGTGCTGGAACCCTGGGCTCGTGAGCAGCATCTGGGTTACGCCAATCTGCAATGCGCGTTCGGTACGGACGTCAAGCGTTACGCTGCGGCGATGATCGGCCCGGACAAGATACATCCGGTGCCGGCCACGGGAGGGAAGGTGATTGCCGATTACTTCTATCGGATGATCGTCGGCGGCAACCACGGGGTTTCCTGCGGCGCCGCCTCGGAATAA